Genomic segment of Pseudoalteromonas sp. NC201:
AGGCTCACTAATTGCCTCGACTATTGCAACTTGTATTGGTACAAATCTAGTTGCCGCGGATCAGTACATCGCGATTGTTGTTCCTGGTCGTATGTTCAAAGAAGAATACAAAAAGCGCGGTTTGAAGAGTGTAAACCTCTCACGTACGCTGGAAGATGGTGGCACAATCACCAGTCCACTGATCCCTTGGAACACCTGCGGCGCATATATGCAGAGTGTACTACTGATCAATCCGTTTGATTATGCCATGTACGCATTTTTTAACTTGATCAATCCTGTGCTGGCGGTCATCTACGCGTATCTTGGTATCAAGATCCTTAAGATTACGCCACCAACAGTAAACGCGGAAGAACCAAATGAGAAAGCAGGGCAAGCGTAAAATAGCGCATTTGCAATCTTGATCAGGCCTTTTCCAACAGGTCAAGTAGAAATTAAACGCCTATCCTTAGAATTGGCGATATCAAATTTGTTTTATCACTCGCCCCTTTTTGGGGCGTTTTTGTAAGGACTATATATGACTCAAAAACCACAAGCCAAATTTCTTAAAGATTACCTTGCACCAAGCCATACCGTTGATACGCTTTGCTTGACCTTTGAGTTAAGCCCAAGAAATACCTTAGTGACTGCTGTAAGTCAGTTTGTCGCTGTGAGCGATGCGACACAATTAATTTTGGATGGTGTCGACTTAGAGTTAGTATTTTGTCAGGTAAATGGTGAAGAGTGGCAAAGCCTTGAAAAATCTGACTCAGAATTGATTCTTTCTAACTTGCCAAAGGCCTTTGAACTTAAAATTGTCACTAAAATTTCGCCGCAAACAAACACCTCACTTGAAGGCTTATACCTCTCTGATGGCGCTTATTGTACGCAATGTGAAGCGGAAGGTTTTAGAAAAATCACCTACTTTATGGATAGACCTGATGTACTGACGACTTATACGGTGACGATCATCGGTGAGTCAAAGTATCGTTACTTATTATCAAATGGCAATAAAGTTGAAGAAGGAAGCTTAAGTGACGGCAGACATTTTGCAAAATGGCACGATCCGCACAAAAAACCAAGCTACTTGTTTGCCTTGGTTGCTGGCGATTTTGATGTATTAGAAGACAATTACAGCACTAAGTCGGGTAGAGAGGTGAAGTTGGCGTTATTTGTCGATAAAGGCAATTTACATAAAGCTCCCCATGCTATGACGTCACTAAAAAAGGCCATGGAGTGGGATGAGTCAAGGTTTGATTTGGAATACGATCTCGATATATACATGATTGTCGCGGTTGATTTTTTCAATATGGGGGCAATGGAAAATAAAGGTCTGAATGTTTTTAACAGTGCCTGTGTGTTGGCAAGCCAAGAGACTGCGACAGACCGAGACTTTCACACCATTGAATCGATAGTTGGACATGAATACTTCCATAACTGGACTGGGAACCGGGTTACTTGCCGTGATTGGTTTCAGCTTAGTTTAAAAGAAGGCTTAACCGTATTTAGAGATCAGGAGTTTAGCAGCGATCTAGGTTCTCGAGGCCTAAACCGTATTGACGCGGTAATGGCGATGCGTACGCATCAGTTTGCAGAAGACGCGGGGCCAATGGCACATCCGATAAGGCCACAGCAAGTTATTGAAATGAATAACTTCTATACCGTAACTGTTTATAACAAAGGTGCTGAAGTGATCCGTATGATGCACACCTTATTGGGGGAAGCAAACTTCCAAAAAGGGATGAAGCTCTACTTTGAGCGTCATGACGGACAAGCTGTGACGTGCGATGATTTCGTTAATGCAATGATGGATGCTTCTGGTGTTGATTTAACGCAATTTAAACTATGGTACGAGCAATTCGGCACGCCAAGAGTAAAAGTGGCTACCGAGTATGACAAACAGGCACAAACATATGCGATTACGGTGAGCCAAAGCCATGCTGATTGCGACCCCGTAAAAGCGCCACTGCATATTCCTTTTAAGCTAGAGCTTTTGGATGAGCAAGGTGAAAGCATTCCGTTGCTAACAAAGCACGGAGAAATACAACGAGCGTTAGATATTACTGAATTTGAACAGCGGTTTGAGTTTGAGCAAGTTGTAAGTAAACCAGTTCCTGTATTACTAGAAGATTTCTCAGCACCTGTGCTTATGGAGTACAGCTATACTATTGATGAGTTACTACACATATTGCGTTTTGCACGTAGTGATTACGCTCGTTGGGAAGCAGTGCAGCAAATCTTTATGATTGAAGTTAAACGAGCGGTTACGTCAGACGACTTCGCACTGGATTCAAAAGTTCTCGGTGCATTGTCCTCATTGGTGGAAGCGTTAGATGGAGACCTTGCGCTACTGGCTGAGTTATTGACTTTACCAACGTTTGATACGTTAGCCAGTCAATTTGAAATTATCCCAGTAGACAAACTCGTTTCAATTTCTGATGCATTTGAAATGCAAATTGCGCAATCACTGCAATCGGTGTTTGAACACGCTTATTTATCTTTGCAAGACTCAGGCTCATTAGAAGCAAAGGATGTCGCGATCAGAGCCTTTAAAAATAAAGCGCTTTATTACTTAGCGAAAACAGATTCCGATAGTGTTGACTGCGCGCTAGATAATCAATTTTCTTCAAGCAATATGACCACTAAGTTGGCATCATTAAAAGCAGCCGTCGCCGCGCAGCACACAAAGATGGAAAGCTTGTTCAGTCAATTTGATAGTCAATGGCGTCACGATAGTCTAGTCATGGACAAATGGTTTGCATTAAGTGCAAGCTTATCCAACGACGAGGTGATATCGAATATAAATACGCTTTATGCGCATCCTTGTTTTGACAAAGGCAATCCTAACCGTGTTCGCGCATTGATAGGAAGCTTCGCAAGAACTAACCCTGCGCAATTCCATCGTACAGATGGTAAGGGCTATGCGTTATTGGGAGACCTATTAGTGGAGCTAAACAGTATCAATCCACAAAATGCGTCTCGTATGATCACGCCGTTCATGTCATGGAAGCGTTATGATGAAACGCGGCAACAGCTGATGCGGGCACAGTTGAGTCGTTTGGCTAACTTAGAAGGCTTAAGCGACGACTTATATGAGAAGGTAGAGAAGGCGCTAGCGCAGTAGATGAAAGAGTACTTCTTTTACATGGATTTGAGTTATGACAAGTGCCTCGGTTACTACTACGGGCACTATACTTCAGTGCAAGTGATTGAAGATGGGGGCAAGAGTATTCGCTTCCCCGCAGAGCGTATTCGCCCCTTTATTTCATCAATTGGGATCAGGGGGAGATTCCGTCTCATCTTGGATGATAGCAATAAGTTTCTATCGTTAGAAAAAGTCACTTAATCGAAGTAGAACTGCAAAACATATTTTATTTTTGTTAAATGAGTTTGTTATAAGCTTGAAATACGTGTTATAAATTATCTGGTAGGACGTCTTACCAAGAGTAAAATACGCCCCTAGAGGCGAAAAAGCGTTGATTTAGTGGAGCAGTATTTGTATTTTCGCGGTTTCGCTTCTATCGTTTAGACAACAAAAAACAATAACTCTAAGAGCTTAAGCTCTAGACATGACCCGCCAAAAGGGGGAGAAATAATGATAAAAAGATCGCTCTTTGTGAAAAACAAAATCATGCTCGGTCTTAGTGCGGCAGTAATGGGAGCTGCCGCCACGTCAGTACACGCGGCCAGTTTTGAGGTTGGTGATTTCGAAATTACCTTCGACTCGACTTTTTCTTATGGTCAAAGCATTCGCGTTGAAGATCGTAACTTTGATTTCATCGGTAAAAGTAATCATCCACAGTTTAACTGGGATGGTTATAAAGCAACCACTGGCAATACCATCTATTCTTCGTCACAGATCTGGTCACAACAGGGTGCCTATTCAAATAATGGTGATGCTGGTAACCTAAATTTTGACTCTGGAGATACTTTCTCTCAGTTGTTAAAAGGTACCCATGATTTAGCAATTACCAAAGATAACTATGGTTTGTTCACTCGTTTCATGTATTTCTACGACTTTGCGATGGAAGATGGGGATTTTGCGTATAGCAACCCTGTTTCAGGCAAAAAAGTTGACCCGTGTGAAGACGACGATACCAGAAAACAAGTCTGTTCGGATTTACGCTTGCTAGATGCATTTGTTTGGGCGGATTTTGACCTCAATGATGGCAAAAACCCGCTCTCCGTGCGTTTAGGTCAGCAAGTCGTTAACTGGGGTGAAAGTACGCTTATTTCCCACGGCATTAACGTCAACCCAGTGGATATTGACCGTTTGAAAGCGCCTGGCTCTGAAGTAAAAGAAGCCTTTATCCCTGTAGGTATGCTTTGGGCGTCGATTGGTTTGTCTGAAAACGTTAACCTTGAAGGCTTTTATCAGTATCAATGGCATGAAACCAGATTGCCAGCAACAGGTAGTTACTTCTCAACCAATGATTTTGCATCTGAAAACGGTTATATGCAAAACGTTCAGCTTGGTTTTACCTCAAACCCTGATATTGATCTGTATCACCTAACGGATGCATTAAACAGCTTATATGCTGATGCAACGGCCGCATTGGTTGCTCAAGGTGTAGTACCAACAGCACAAGCAGTTGGCAGCGCTGCAGCGTCCATGTATATGGCTTATCCGACTAAAGTGGCGCTTAAAGGAAAAGGGAATAACGGTAAGAGCGAACCTGATGATGGTGGTCAGTACGGTTTACGCTTAGGTATTTTCTCTCCAGAGCTAAACGACACTGAATTTGGTTTGTATTACATTAATTACCACAGCCGTAGACCTCTGATTTCTGGTAAAGCTTCTAACTTTACAGAGCAAGCGATCATGGCTGATTTAGCTTACATCGCACAAAATCAAATTACCGCAGACAATGTCACTAACTTAAATGCCTTTACTCAAGCGCAAATTACCTACCCAGAAGACATCAAACTGTATGGTTTGAGTTTTAATACCGCGATCGGTGAAACCGCATTTGCTGGTGAAGTGGCATATAGACAAGATGAGCCACTACAGATAGATGACGTTGAACTACTTTACGCAGGTATGGTTGAGCAGTTAGCCGCTGCGGGTCTGCGTGATGATTTGGCTGGTTTATCTCAGCTTAGTCAAGGGGACGATATCGCTTTTGTGGGTCCTGGTGAAGTGGCGCAAGGTTATATCTTGCGAGACACTATTCAAGCACAGTTTACAGCAACACATTTGTTCGGCCCATCGCTCGGTGCAGATAGTTGGGCTGTGGTTGGTGAAGTAGGCGCAGTTACTATTAAAGACATGCCAGAGTACGATGAGCTTCGTTTGAATGTTTCAGGTACTGGCCGAAGTGGCACGATTGAGGGGCTTTCTGGCCGAGATTACAATCTTATCCACCAAGCGGTTTCAAATGGTCCAGAAACCAACCCATTCCCATCGGCTTCTGCATGGGGCTATCGCCTTATTGCAAAGGGTGAGTATAACAACCTATTCAGTGGTGTGAATTTTTCTCCACGCGTAGTGTTCTCACATGATGTTAACGGTATCACCCCGGATCCTATGTTCTTATTCATTGAGGATCGTAAATCGCTAGGCATTAATCTTAACTTTAACTACCTAAATTCGTGGTCATTTGATTTTGGCTATAACACGTTTTGGGGTGGTGGTAAGACGAATACCTTTGCGGACCGTGATTTCATCTCATTCAACATTAAGTATTCAATTTAAGGGCTTTCGATATGTTTAGAAAACCTACATTTATCGCAGCAACAATAATTACAATGCTGTCTGCCAGCAGCGCTATGGCTAAGATGAGCGCTGACGAAGTTGCACGTTTAGGTAAAGATTTGACGCCTATCGGTGCAGAGAAAGCGGGTAATGCCGATGGCAGTATTCCGGCTTGGAATGGTGGGATCACAGCGCCTCCAGCTGGTTATGAAGTGGGCATGCACCATCCAGATCCATTTGCTGATGACAAAGTATTGTTTACAATTGATAAATCAAATTTAGATAAATACAAGTCATTATTAAGCCCTGGCCAAATTGCGTTATTTGAAACGTATCCAGAAACGTTCAAAATGAACATTTACCCAACTAGACGCAGCGCGTCTTATCCGCAGTTTGTGTATGATGCAACAAAGAAATACGCATCTACAGCAGAGCTGATCGAAGGTGGTAACGGCATTAAAAATACCGCTATCGGTATTCCATTTCCGGTGCCAAAAGATGGCTTAGAAGCTATCTGGAACCACCTATTGCGTTTCCGTGGCTTGTCGATTGCACGTTTCGGCGGTCAAGCGATGCCAACGGAGTCAGGTGCTTACAACATTATCGGTTTCGATGAGCAACTATTGGTTAAGTACTCTGCAACAGACGCAACCCCTGAAGCGTTGCAAGAGTCAAATATCCTGTTTAAGTTTAAGCAGCAAGTGACAGAACCTGCACGTCTCGCTGGAACTGCATTGCTTGTACATGAAACCATGGACCAAATTTTGACACCTCGTCAGGCTTGGACCTATAACGCAGGCCAGCGTCGTGTAAGACGTGCGCCAAACGTTGCATATGATGCACCAGGAACTGCGTCAGATAGCTTACGTACAACAGATGACTTTGATATGTTTAACGGCTCTCCAAACCGTTATGATTGGAAACTTGTTGGCAAAAAAGAGATGTATATCCCTTACAACAGTTACAAACTACATAGCGACAAGTTGAAGTATGATGATATCTTGATGGCCGGTCATATCAACCCTGAGCATGTACGATATGAAAAGCACCGCGTATGGGTAGTCGAAGCTAACCTGAAAGAAGGTACTCGCCATATTTACAAAAAGCGTGTGTTCTATATTGATGAAGATAGCTGGCAAATCCACGTAACGGATATCTATGATAACCGTGATCAGATGTATCGCGTCGCGATGGCACATGGTCTTAATTACTACGAAGTGCCGACGCATTGGAGTACGTTGGATGTCTATCATGATCTAAACTCTCGTCGCTACCTTGCGATTGGGTTAGATAACGAAGAAGACATGTATGACTTCAGTCAGTCTTTCAACGATAACGAGTTTACTCAGGGTGCGCTGCGCCGTGAGGGTCGCCGTTAATCAAATATTATCAGGCTGAAGCAACCTCGCTTCAGCCTTCTTCCTCCTTTCCTCTCACAACTCGAGTGTTTTCTCATGATGAAGAAGTTAGTAGCAGCCTCGATTTTAACTATGGCGCATGTAGCAGTAGCCGAAAGTAGTGATCAGATTTCAGCACAATCAGCCCTGATGGTCGCTCACCCAGAACAAACGCTTTTCACGGATATTACAGATAACGGTGATGCGTTAATTGCGGTAGGTAAACACGGCACAATAATTATTAAACAAGAAGGGCAAAACTGGACGCAGGCAGAGGTGCCAATTCAATCACTGTTGACCTCTGTGACATTCAAAGGCAAAGATATTGGTTGGGCTTGTGGCCACGACGCTAGCATAATCAAAACCACAGACGGTGGTAAAACATGGGCGCTAAAACAATATCTACCAACATTGGAAAAGCCTTGTCTTGATATTGAGTTTATTGACCAACAACACGGCTTTGCTGTGGGCGCTTATGGCATGTTTTTTGAAACCACTGATGGTGGTGAGTCTTGGACAAAACGTTTTATCAGTGAATTTGTTCACCCCGATGATGTCGACTACTTAGCCGATTTAAAAGAGCAAGACCCCGCGGCATACGAACAAGAAACGGCGTTTATTCTTCCCCATTTTAATCGCCTGTTGATCGCCGAAGGCATGATGTACCTTGCCGGTGAAATGGGACTTGTGGCACAAAGTGATGACTTAGGAAAAACATGGCAAAAATTTGAGCCTTTTTATCGCGGTTCATTTTTTGCTGTTGATCAAACCTCAGATAAGCAACTTATTGTTGCGGGCCTTAGGGGTAACGCATTTATTGGCAATGCACAGCAAGTAGTTCAACTTGATACTCAAAAAACGGCGACAATAAATAGTATTGCCCACAAAGATAATGTGACCTATATGTTTGCTAACAGCGGCGTAATATTCACGTTGAAAGCAGGTAAGCTAACCTCAAAACAACTAAAAACCGGCCACTCTATTTTAGCAGGTGTGGTTAAAAAGAATCAGCTAATTCTAGCTACGGAGCAGGGGATTGCTGAGGTAGAGGTGAACAACTAATGCAAGCGTTTTTAAATCAATTGGTATACGCCATCTTTAGGCATCGTATTACCGTCGTGTCTTTTTTCGTACTGACGACGATATTTTTGAGCTTCAAAGCCACGCAAATTCAGCTCGATGCGTCATTTAACAAAAATATTCCACTAAATCATGAATACATGAAAGTTTACTTGAAGCACGAAAAACAGTTTGGTGGTGCAAATAGTATTCTTATTTCTGTTTGTGATAAAGATGGTGACATCTTTAATGAGCCATTTTTCACTCAGCTAAAAGCGGTGCATGATCAGCTCTATTTTATCCCAGGTGTTAATCGTCCACTGGTGAATTCAATCTTTGCACCCAGTGCGAGATTCGTTGAGGTGGTAGAAGACGGCTTTGCCGGTGGACCTATTATTCCGGCTAATTTTCAACCTACTGAACAAGGCCTAGCGGTTGTAAAGCAGAACATTGAAAAAGCAAAAGTTGTGGGTCGTATGGTTGCGAGCGATTATTCTTGTGCCATGGTAACCGCTCAGCTAATGGAAACCGATCCGCAAACTCAAGAAAAGCTTGATACCTTAGCCTTTGCGCAAAAATTAGAGTCTGAGATCCGAGCGCCTCTTAGCACTGACAAAGTGAGCATACATATTATTGGCTTTGCGAAAATGGCCGGTGACATTGCTGATGGTGCGAAAGGTGTAGTGCTTTTCTTTGCGTTAGCAATTGCTTTTACTTTTATTATGGTCTGGATGTTCTGTAAGAGCTTTAAGCTTACGCTGCTTCCGATTGTTTGTTCATTTATTGCTGTGATTTGGCAGATGGGCTTACTCAGTACTTTGGGTTTTGGTGTTGACCCTATGTCTATTTTGGTGCCTTTCTTAGTCTTCGCTATTGGCGTGAGTCACGGTGTGCAAATGATCAACGCGATAGGTAAAAAAGTAGCGGAAGGGGTAAGCTGCAAAGTGGCTGCTGAAGCGAGCTTTAAAGCATTACTTATCCCTGGTGGCATTGCTCTACTTTCGGACACCGTTGGCTTCTTAACCTTACTGGCAATCGACATCGGCATTATTCGTGAACTTGCTATTACTGCCAGTTTAGGGGTTGCAGTTATTATCTTTACCAACTTGGTACTGCTTCCTGTAATGGCATCGTTCTTTGAGTCTGCAAATATTAAGCGACTTGGTGATGGTAAAAACGCCAGCCATGGTATGTTTGAGGCAATGCGAGAGGCCTTGGTGAAAACCACAGACAAAAAAGTGGCCAGAGTGATTTTGTTTATCAGTGCAGTACTATTCGCATTTGGCTACTGGCAATCTGAAAAAATGCGTATTGGTGATTTACATGCTGGTGCACCGGCGCTACATGAAGATGCCAGATACAACCAAGACACTTTCCTTATCTCAGACCGTTATGCAATTTCTTCTGATATCTTAAAGGTCATTGTCGAAGCGACACCTGCGGCTTGTACCGAGCACGATACAATGGAGCGTATTAGTCGTTTCCAATGGCGAGTAGAAAACTTACCGAGTGTACAATCGGCTGTTTCTTTAAGCTCCGTTGCACAAGCGGTTAATGCTGGGTACAACGAAGGTAACTTAAAGTGGCAGACGTTACCAAGAAATACCGCTTCTCTAGTTCAAGCTACCTCTCGAGTGGAGACAAGCTCAGGGCTACTTAACGGTGATTGTTCGGTGATGCCTATTATCATCTTTATGGCAGATCATAAGGCTGAATCTATCGACCATGTGATTGCGAAGATAAAAGCGTTCTCAGAAGAAGAGGGAACTGATGACGTTGCCTTTAAATTAGCATCAGGTCCAATCGGCGTGATGGCGGCAACAAATGAATCCGTTTCCGAGGCGCAGGTCCCTATGATGATCTATGTGTACGGCGCGGTGATCCTGTTGTGCCTAGCGAGCTTTAGGAGCGTGCGAGCGACTATCGCAGTGGTACTACCTTTATATGTGGTATCAACGTTGGCTCAGGCGCTTATGGTGCAGCTTGAAATCGGGTTAACAGTATCGACGTTACCAGTAATTGCTTTGGGTGTGGGAATAGGTGTCGATTATGGCATTTATATTCTATCCTCTATGATGGGACAGCTTAAGCAAGGTATGCCGTTGTCGGTCGCCTATCGAAATGCACTTGCTGAACGAGGCAGTGCGGTACTGTTTACGGGTATCACATTGGCGATTGGCGTAAGCACATGGATTTTCTCTGCGCTTAAGTTCCAGGTTGATATGGGTATCCTTTTAACCTTCATGTTCTTGGTAAATATGCTGGGTGCTGTGCTGCTTTTACCGGCAATTGGAACGCTTATCTGGTCTGACCAGAAAAAATAATGTGAATAATTGTGCTCCTTTTTATTTGGTATTGGCGATTTATATCTATTTTTTGTGAATAGATGAGCAAACAGCTGAAAAGCTTGAAATGTTTTCGTCAAAAAGGCTGTTTATTAGCGTCAGAAAGGTTAGAATTTACCTGACTCCACGCTAATAAATGGCTGTACAAATAATCTACCGTTCAAAGGTGGTATAGATTAAGGAACACATAATGACACAAAATGAAGGCACAGCTTCTGTTATCCTAGATAACGTCTGCAAGCTTATCCATAAAAAAGTCCATGCTGACAAAGTGTCACTTGTCGAAACGTTTGCCAAAACCTTGTACAGCAACATGTCTAAAGAGGATTTGGCACATCGTAACGACAGTGACTTATACGGCGCAGCATTGAGCCTTTGGAATGCCCTTGATAAAAACAAGTCTGACGATGCCGTCATTCGCGTTTTTAATCCAGAGGTTGCAAAGGATGGATGGCAATCATCGCATACGATTGTCGAGATAATCGCTAAAGATATGCCGTTTTTGGTTGATTCAGTGCGCATGGCGATGAATCGCAAAAACATAGTCTCTCACCTATTACTTCATTCTCCACTTAAGTTACAAAGAAATGATGCAGGTGCAATCACCGCAGTTTCTAACTTAAAAGCAGAACAAGAATCTACGTCTACTAAGACCGTATTCTTTATCGAAATCGACAGGCAAACAGATGATTCGGTGATCGCTGATTTTACAGCTGAGCTTGAATCTGTCTTAAATGATGTTTCTGTTGCGGTTGCTGATTGGCTACCAATTCGCGATAAATTGGTGAGCGTAAGTAAAGAGCTGCCGACCCGTCATTATAGTTGTTCAAAAGAAGAAGTTGCTGAAGCCGTCGAGTTTTTAGACTGGCTGGTTAGCGACAACTTTACCTTTATGGGCTACCGCCAATATGATTTGACTCCAGTTCAAGGTGACTATGAGCTGAAGCCAGTTGAAGGCACAAGTCTCGGCCTGATGAAGAACTCTGGTGATGACCACAGCCGTTTATTGTCTGAACTGCCTGAAGTTGCGCGCAAAGAGGCACGCAGTAACAACTTGTTGATCTTAACCAAGACAAATTCACTTTCACGCGTTCATAGACCAGCGTATATCGACTATGTTGGTATCAAGCGTTTTGATGATGAAGGTAACGTGATTGGTGAAGACCGTTTCATTGGCTTGTTCTCTTCTAGCTTCTACAACAACAGTGCGGTAGATGTTCCGGTACTTAAGAGTAAAATTAACCGTATCATGGAGCAATGTGACTTTGCTAAAGGCACTCATGCATACAAAGCGGTACTCAATATTCTTGAAACCTATCCTCGTGATGAGTTAGTACAGGCACGCGAAAGCGAGCTACTTGAAGTGGCAATGGGCGTTTTACAAACTCAAGAGCGTGACATGTGTCGCTTATTTGTGCGTAAGGATGTGTATGGTCGTTTCTTCTCTTGTATGGTTTATGTGCCAAGAGAGAGATACAACACAGCGTTACGCCGTGAAACTCAACAACTGCTAGGCCGTGCATTTAAGTCTAGCGACAAAGTAGAGTTCACCACCTTTTTCTCTGAATCAACACTAGCGCGTACGCATTACATCGTGCGTGTTGATGACAACAACATAGATTACAACGTGAAAGAAATCGAAAATAACTTGGTAGAAGCCGCTCGTACTTGGGAAGACAAGTTACAATCTGCACTTCTTGAAAGAACGGGTGAGTCTCGTGGTAACGAGTTAAACCGTAAATATACGAATGCCTTCCAGTCTGCTTATAAAGACCAAGTGTTGCCGAGTGCAGCAGTAGTAGACATCGAAAAGCTAGAGCAACTAAACGAAGATAACAAACTTGAGATGCTGTTCTACAGACCTCAAGAAGAGGCAACGTCGCAACTTGTTCGTTTGAGTCTGTTCCATAAAGCAGAGCCAATTCACCTATCAGACGTGATGCCAATGCTTGAGAACTTTGGTCTACGTGTTATTGGTGAAACACCATACGCTGTGAAGACGACTGATGGTCAAGTAAACTGGATCATGGATTTCTCTATGCTTATCGACAGCAAAGGGATCACAGATTTTGACAAAGTATCAGCACGTTTCCGTGCGGCATTGACCAATGTGTGGAATAACCGCCTAGAAAACGATGGTTTCAACCGTTTAGTGTTATTAGGTGG
This window contains:
- the pepN gene encoding aminopeptidase N, yielding MTQKPQAKFLKDYLAPSHTVDTLCLTFELSPRNTLVTAVSQFVAVSDATQLILDGVDLELVFCQVNGEEWQSLEKSDSELILSNLPKAFELKIVTKISPQTNTSLEGLYLSDGAYCTQCEAEGFRKITYFMDRPDVLTTYTVTIIGESKYRYLLSNGNKVEEGSLSDGRHFAKWHDPHKKPSYLFALVAGDFDVLEDNYSTKSGREVKLALFVDKGNLHKAPHAMTSLKKAMEWDESRFDLEYDLDIYMIVAVDFFNMGAMENKGLNVFNSACVLASQETATDRDFHTIESIVGHEYFHNWTGNRVTCRDWFQLSLKEGLTVFRDQEFSSDLGSRGLNRIDAVMAMRTHQFAEDAGPMAHPIRPQQVIEMNNFYTVTVYNKGAEVIRMMHTLLGEANFQKGMKLYFERHDGQAVTCDDFVNAMMDASGVDLTQFKLWYEQFGTPRVKVATEYDKQAQTYAITVSQSHADCDPVKAPLHIPFKLELLDEQGESIPLLTKHGEIQRALDITEFEQRFEFEQVVSKPVPVLLEDFSAPVLMEYSYTIDELLHILRFARSDYARWEAVQQIFMIEVKRAVTSDDFALDSKVLGALSSLVEALDGDLALLAELLTLPTFDTLASQFEIIPVDKLVSISDAFEMQIAQSLQSVFEHAYLSLQDSGSLEAKDVAIRAFKNKALYYLAKTDSDSVDCALDNQFSSSNMTTKLASLKAAVAAQHTKMESLFSQFDSQWRHDSLVMDKWFALSASLSNDEVISNINTLYAHPCFDKGNPNRVRALIGSFARTNPAQFHRTDGKGYALLGDLLVELNSINPQNASRMITPFMSWKRYDETRQQLMRAQLSRLANLEGLSDDLYEKVEKALAQ
- a CDS encoding DUF2835 domain-containing protein, with the translated sequence MKEYFFYMDLSYDKCLGYYYGHYTSVQVIEDGGKSIRFPAERIRPFISSIGIRGRFRLILDDSNKFLSLEKVT
- a CDS encoding DUF1302 domain-containing protein produces the protein MIKRSLFVKNKIMLGLSAAVMGAAATSVHAASFEVGDFEITFDSTFSYGQSIRVEDRNFDFIGKSNHPQFNWDGYKATTGNTIYSSSQIWSQQGAYSNNGDAGNLNFDSGDTFSQLLKGTHDLAITKDNYGLFTRFMYFYDFAMEDGDFAYSNPVSGKKVDPCEDDDTRKQVCSDLRLLDAFVWADFDLNDGKNPLSVRLGQQVVNWGESTLISHGINVNPVDIDRLKAPGSEVKEAFIPVGMLWASIGLSENVNLEGFYQYQWHETRLPATGSYFSTNDFASENGYMQNVQLGFTSNPDIDLYHLTDALNSLYADATAALVAQGVVPTAQAVGSAAASMYMAYPTKVALKGKGNNGKSEPDDGGQYGLRLGIFSPELNDTEFGLYYINYHSRRPLISGKASNFTEQAIMADLAYIAQNQITADNVTNLNAFTQAQITYPEDIKLYGLSFNTAIGETAFAGEVAYRQDEPLQIDDVELLYAGMVEQLAAAGLRDDLAGLSQLSQGDDIAFVGPGEVAQGYILRDTIQAQFTATHLFGPSLGADSWAVVGEVGAVTIKDMPEYDELRLNVSGTGRSGTIEGLSGRDYNLIHQAVSNGPETNPFPSASAWGYRLIAKGEYNNLFSGVNFSPRVVFSHDVNGITPDPMFLFIEDRKSLGINLNFNYLNSWSFDFGYNTFWGGGKTNTFADRDFISFNIKYSI
- a CDS encoding DUF1329 domain-containing protein, with amino-acid sequence MFRKPTFIAATIITMLSASSAMAKMSADEVARLGKDLTPIGAEKAGNADGSIPAWNGGITAPPAGYEVGMHHPDPFADDKVLFTIDKSNLDKYKSLLSPGQIALFETYPETFKMNIYPTRRSASYPQFVYDATKKYASTAELIEGGNGIKNTAIGIPFPVPKDGLEAIWNHLLRFRGLSIARFGGQAMPTESGAYNIIGFDEQLLVKYSATDATPEALQESNILFKFKQQVTEPARLAGTALLVHETMDQILTPRQAWTYNAGQRRVRRAPNVAYDAPGTASDSLRTTDDFDMFNGSPNRYDWKLVGKKEMYIPYNSYKLHSDKLKYDDILMAGHINPEHVRYEKHRVWVVEANLKEGTRHIYKKRVFYIDEDSWQIHVTDIYDNRDQMYRVAMAHGLNYYEVPTHWSTLDVYHDLNSRRYLAIGLDNEEDMYDFSQSFNDNEFTQGALRREGRR
- a CDS encoding WD40/YVTN/BNR-like repeat-containing protein, translated to MKKLVAASILTMAHVAVAESSDQISAQSALMVAHPEQTLFTDITDNGDALIAVGKHGTIIIKQEGQNWTQAEVPIQSLLTSVTFKGKDIGWACGHDASIIKTTDGGKTWALKQYLPTLEKPCLDIEFIDQQHGFAVGAYGMFFETTDGGESWTKRFISEFVHPDDVDYLADLKEQDPAAYEQETAFILPHFNRLLIAEGMMYLAGEMGLVAQSDDLGKTWQKFEPFYRGSFFAVDQTSDKQLIVAGLRGNAFIGNAQQVVQLDTQKTATINSIAHKDNVTYMFANSGVIFTLKAGKLTSKQLKTGHSILAGVVKKNQLILATEQGIAEVEVNN